CgagcattgtgtgtttttcatatttttctgaGAGATTGGGTTATTTCGGCTCACGCAGGTTTGATGTGCTCCccctgggggggcggggggcggggtccgatgtgggggggggggggtgcacgaCAAAGAGCGACGCTTTGGTGTCTCTGTTTGTGAGGAGCAGGGTGCTccgcttcttttttctttatacataaataaattacaaatcATCATGTGTCAAAGCGACAGGGGAAGGAAGGTCTCGCACATCAAATGAGAGCCAAAGaaagacatatatacatatatatatacatatatatatatatatatatatatatgccaccGGCTTAAATATCTGGACATATATTATGTCTAAAAAATTGATTTTTATCCATATTAAACCTTCTCAGTAGAAATAATGCACTGGCTATagtctttttattgttttattaaatgatcCTTAACATACATTTAATCTAAGTATGATGAACATATTAAGTTTCGTCTTAAATAAATCTTAATGATTTGTCTTCATATATCTTCTGATGATCTGCTCCACACGTGTGAGGAtttatttatatgcaaatacataaaagaagagaaagaaaaaaaacacaaagaaattaaAGTCAGACTGTCAACCCTCAATCATGTGAAATGACTACGGTGTCCCACAGGGATCCCTTTTAGATCTTCTCCCATTacacaattacattattttctttcattaaagAAGCTATGTTGAGTTTTCTCTGGTGACTTTTAATCGCGTTACTCCGATAGATTAACTGGAACGACGACATATCGGATGTGCATTTACACTCCAAGACGTCCGCATATCATATCACACCGGAGACTTTAAAGTCCACCACGTGTTCTGCGCCGTCTTCTGTCTGTTCCCAGTAAACCACATACATgccacacattaaaaaacagcAGCATTTGCCACGTCCTCCCTTTACcgtttattaaaacaaatggttTTGTGGTACACTcccacaataaaaacaaatccacTTTGATGTAAAGCCACCAAATAAGTCCGGGCACGTTCTCTCAAATCAAATGTTTCACACTAATTGGTCATCAGGGAATTAATCCTCATTTTAATATGGAGGATATAGCCCAGCTGGAGCTGCTTCAAAACACGGGGTGGCACCAACAGCCAGACTGGAGTCCTCCTCGTGTGTGAAGTTCATCTGGATCCACCAGGGAGAGCCACTTAGACCCGGTTCCCCCTGCGCGTCCTGCAGACCTCTCTTTGCACGGCTTGGTTTGGCCTCTTCACTCCACTTTTAGAAGGATTCGTAGCgcgttatttattataatattggtGCATATGGTGCTTTCATGGGCACTAGAGTGCATGTCCGACGTGTGAGTCGTGTGCTGCCCCTTGTGGTAACACTACGTCACATCCTCTTAAGAAAAACTTCCACTTTAATCCGACTTTAGACCTGCTCCAATGCACGGCAGCGCAGTGTGTGAGGGAAACACCTCCCATCCGCTCATGGGACGGGGGTTGGCCAGAGGAGCTGCCGCAGTCGGGACAGCCTTCaacttgtcccccccccccccccccccccccgtgaaaCAGTCCACAGAGTGTCCCGGCGCCCCGCCACGCGGGGACTGTTAACGCGCAGTGTGTCGGATCGCTGCTCCacgttcctccacctcctccacctccacctcctcctcctccacctccacctcctccacctccacctcctcctccacctccacctcctcctccacctccacctcctccacgcGCTCCAGAGACATGGCTCCGTTTGGGAAAAGCTTCCTGAAGGCGCGACAGAGAAACAGGTAATTTGATGATGAGGGTGAAGTTTCTGTACGGGACAcctgatgagtgtgtgtgtgtgtttgtgtgtttgtgtgtttgtgtgtgttgttttctccgACTTTGGTCATTTGGAATGGGAGAGTTACGCGCACCGCTCCGTGCGCACCGGACCCAAGTTTTTAATGAagcagtttttgtttttacatccaAGTTATTGGAGCTGGCTTCAGTCCAAACGCGATGTATGAAGTAACACGGCGACGTGGTGACGTGACACGCACGTCAGAGTGAGACTAGTGCGTCTTTAAGCCACCGCGAGCCTCCTCAGGGACGCAGCCTTCGGTTATAGTGGCTTCTGACCAGGGGCGTGAATACAGCCGGggcactgcccccccccccccctcccccctcccaacaGAGTGTCTATTAATCAATATTGATATCAGACCAATACTTATCAATATTGATTAATAGACACtgttttgagggggggggggggcgtgtgggCCCCCCCAACAGTGTGTCTATTAATCAATATTGATATCAGACCAATACCAGAGTATTGGTGACCGTTCTATTCAATGCAATCCAATGATGTGTTTCTttcctacacacacattatatactggaattttaaatgtatttttatgttttgatCACTTTgttgctgcatttaaaaaaaaaaagacaagaaaaagaaagataaacaCTGTAATTCCTGTTAATTTTCCACGTTTTTTAATTCAGGaactttatatttatgtatttatttgttacattctGTTTTTACAAAGTGAGGAAAGCAGTGGTTAAGTAACATCTGACGctgccttacacacacacacaaacacacacacacgatccaAGTCACACTGAggcatatatttaaatatttaaacactggtatcggtgtgtgtgtgtgtgtgtgcgtcaagGATTAAGGGGACTTTTTTGAAAAGCACACAGTTATATTTTTGTGACATTTCTCTCTCTAAATTAAACTGGTGTCAAGACTATTTATTCCCCCCATTATGGAAAGTTTGACAGCAATGGGGCCACATTTCTACTCAAAGTACACTCTACTGTACATCCACTTCTAAAGAGGCCCCTGCTCTGTAATTATGACGCAATACGCGTTTCATCCGGGACACCAATAGAGTGAGAGAGCGTCCTCACTTCAggtccagagagagagatcctGTCATCATCAGCGCTCGTATAATTTGCTTTTCGGGCAattccccccccgccccccccctgatgctgcagctgggggggaaaaataataataaaaaaaaggtgtgaaaaTGAGATTTCTGAGCCACAAGCTGAGCCACCGTTATTGGCCTGTCGGCTGCAGACGTTCCGTCTCAGAGTTGTCGAACAAGAGTTTCTCTCTCTGAGCATCTGGGTCAAAAACAACCTCTTTGACAGTGGCACCCGCAGCagaatggatggatgttcacacacacacacacacacacacacacgcacagagctTTTTGATAACTTCAAACCCCGTCTGAGTCTCCAGTGGATACGGCGGTCGCCGTGTTGTGGAGTAATTACCGTGGCGGCGGCGCCTATAATTACCTCCAGTGTTTAGATCTGTTGAATTCAGAGGACTGGCTTCAGGACTTTGTTTTTGGGTGCTCACCCTGTCAGTGAATGCAGCGCAGGCCTCAAAGAGGGTTTGACATGTGACCAGAGCGATGCAGCATTTAGCTGCCACttgcttttgtttatttggtggtttacagagggggggggggtggggggggggcacagaggaAGGGGAAGTGAAGGGTGTGTTGTGTCTCTGCACACAGATGACTATCAGAGTGGGAGTCATCCCAGAGATCAACGTAGGCAGATAGAAAAGTTATTTCCTCGCTGATCCCTCATCCTCTTtcagataagagagagagagagagagagagagagagagagagagagaaagaaagagagagagagagaggctattATAATAAACAGACACAGAAGACACCTCCCTTTCCTAGATATCAAAGTTTTATTGGAATAGTAATATGTGACCTATACTGCAATGTTCAACTCGCAGGAGGCGAAACGTTTGTTTAAGGTGattgtttgttaaaaaaaaaaaatgttaaggaAATATTGTCGAGCTGCAGAGATTTTCtggcatatatttatatatatatatataaaaaaagaaaatatatatacatatatataaatatattcatatatataaatatatttataaaaatatacattcatatatatacacatatatatatatacacatacatatatataaaatatatacatagattCCACAGATGGATTCCTGAATAGGTTTTTCaatgaagatgaaaaaaattataattatgaaTTAACTATATGTCGCAAATTATATTGCAATGTCAGCCctagaaaaacagaaaaggcaGATGTCACAGTGTTGATCTGGAggctttagcttctatctttcATATTTTTAAGTGTATCCTTCAGCCCCTTCTGCTCACCTCCCACTGTACCTCGTTTTGCTTCACCCCAGGAGGTGAGTTAGTGGCAGTGTGGGCTCCACGACTTTCCAGGACAATCATCCACAGCTTATTACTTCACTTTTCAGTACcgtttgttgtcttttccagTTGGATCCAAAAACCCTCTGATTCCATCCAACACCAGACTAATTGAAAAAAGGTTCATAATGTAAGAAAGTCACCGGCTCCCGGAGAAATACGTCAATAAGCTTCGTATTAAGCCGGTAATTCTGGCGTTTCCCTTCGCCGCTTCCGCCCGCGCATGACGTCGTTTTGACAatgaaatgtatatattttttaaaaacatcgTAAGTCGGTCGCaacatcccccctccccaccacgAGGCTGTGACCTATGAGGGTCTCCCTCATGTGTGGCGCCTATGAATATCAACAGAGATCAGCCCTCATGGATACATTAGCTGCGATGCAATCGGCCCGGTGGTGAAGCGTGTGGTATTTGGAGTTGGAGAGGATCCAAGAGACCGATACACCCGGTGTTCAAGTCCAGAAGGTTTCTGATATCCTTTCAACCTTCGAAcggctagaaaaaaaaaaaaagatatattccGGTGTCTCTTTTTTTGAAAAGCTCTCGTCTCGGTGCCAGTTCTGTGAATCATTGCTCCTTAAAGAGAAAGAATGTGCTCAGTCCATCACGGTCCATCCCTCCTTCAGATGTACGATGTACGTCCTGGTCTTCTCCTCCAGGAAGCTTTAATATGAAGAATCACGTTTTTCTATTCAGGTAGTGGATCACATTTGCTTTTGATGAGTTTTTAATGAGTTGTTGGAGTTCAGAGAGGAAGTCggggtcattttttttttacccccctcAACCGAACCGAGAAGGTTTGCGGTTTATTTGTTCTTCTCCTCGgagaaatgtttaaatatttccACGTgaagttcatttttttttggctcTCCATGAAAAGTGTTATTCTAGACCGATATGTCAACATTTCGAGCGCAGCTGAAAACAGACCCCAGTGaatccattttgtttttccccttcctcccctgtGCGGTGTGCAGGATGTCCAGGGAGCGCTGGTGATTGTGGCGCAGCGCAAATACAGGTGCTTCCCCGCCTCGCCGTGCCCACTTCCTGCACAGCCGAGGGCCTCGGGTCGCCCGCTCCCAGATATACAATTGTTCCTGTTCCTGCAGAGCGCGTTTATTCTCCTGCATGTTCAGATGTGAGCACACAGACTCACGCTTCTCCTCAGAGTATTTTAAAAGAGGTTTATACGTGCGTTACGTTTTCACTGTTTTTCCTTTCTCCGTCCCGTCTTCCCTATTTCTATCTCTTCTATTCTTtgatccatcctcccatccatccttTGCAGTGCAGCACATTGACAACACGTTTGACCCCTTAAGACAAAGCCATCTTtctacatctgtgtgtgtgtgtgtgtgtgtgtgtaatttttAAATTGTAGCACATTGGTAAAGGTGGTACTAAATCTaaatactttatactgtacatgaCTGCAGTTTTAATATATCACAATTCGCCACAATGTATGAAgatgatactttttttgcatctaAAATCATAATGGTTTTTACTCTGATTCATAACGAATGATACTGCACGTCCTTATAAATAGAGTTTAAAGCATGAAATTCAAAAACTGAAATGTGTCTTCCTCCCGAGTAAACTAATCCACAATttcacataaagaaaaaaagctaattTCTTCTGATGTTTTATACTATATAGTATAGTTAGAGTATAGtttaactattttttttaatttctgagTCTGCTCAGCTCGTAATATCCAGTATTTGTGTAGAGGCATGATGTCGTACGGGTGTCTCCGCCCCCTGATTCTTGAGCAGCCGGTGGTTTGAAACTCTTGAGGTCAAAGTCGCCGCGCGCTTGTTGTCTCTCGACGGGCTTTTGAGGCGCGCTGCATTCGTCcggctttacacacacacacacacacacacacacacaccccgctaTACCGGTATTTGCTCGGCCTCCGTAACCATTAACCAGCCCCGTTGCATTCCTGAGACCTTACTCACCCGCTGCGTTATCGCGCCGCGCGCCGGGAGAACCAAAACAACCGTATCGGACGGTAACATCAGCACACTCGGGATGAAGtagttctttaaaaaaaaactaaaaaaaacatctcaagtCGCATGTGTTGGCGTGCGGGTGTCGTATCGGTATCATCTTCAGGgaggatgtgtgtttgtgtgccccccccccccacctccttcgTGGTAATGGAGGCTGCAGTGAGCCAAGGTTTCCTCCACAGATAAACAGGCTCGGCGGTAACGCGATGCAGGGGTCCGATGTGAGGTCATTTCTACGTACCGGGGGAGGACGCCGCCAGACAGGCCCATAGCGAGGCGGAGCACCTACATGCTCTAGAGATAACGCTGCTCTGTGTGCATTAATCCCAGAATGCAGCTCTCTATTTGGAACTGACGTGAAATGCTTAATAAAATGCTTAAAATGCAAAATGCTGCGTGTTGTGGCCCCTATGGTTAGGaggaggagcccccccccccgtgtggaGGTGATTTAACTGTTGTGATAATAAATTAACTTATTACGGTTTTAAAAGAGCAGATTCTCTGGCTGACGGTCTTGTTTACTTGTGTAGGTCATATCCAGGCATCGTCATAGAAACGGAGTGTTTCATAACGTCCTCACAGTGACTTTGAAACAAAAGGCTCGAACACAGGGTCGGCCTCGTGGTTTCTGTCCTCTTCTGTCGGGGAACATAAACGTAGTGTTTCTCTGAGCTTCAGTTTACCGACgtcaaagagtgtgtgtgtgtgtgtgtgcgtgtgtgtgtgtgtgtgtgtggactgtagAGGAAACTTGACATTAACCAGAATTACAAGCCTATTATTCTGATTTATTGCCCGTTTGATTTCGGGGAGGTGAAGAGGAATTTTCAGTCTGCGGTTTTGCAACCAGTTCAAAGTcgttgtctcccccccccccccccccccccgtcaagAGGCGGAGCTCCAGAGTGATATTATATCATACTATATTATACATCGTCCTTCTCCGGTTTCTTTGAGATCGAGCTGTCTGACAGCAacactttaatatataatactgtAACTTTCACAGGAGGCTTCAACTTCAATTATAAGTAGTTCCCTGACAGTAATAAAATCAAATGAATTGCGGAATATTTTGCAGAACATTTCTTGttgtgtaaacaacaacaacacgataCGCCATTCTTTATCTGGAAATCAAATTGAAACGTCTGGCAAAGTTTTATCTCCGTACGTTGTTATTGGATTACTTGTTCGCCGTTGTGGATGTCTGCGTTGCCCATCAGTTAAAGACTGGATATTAGGTCCTCGATATTACCGGTGGGCCATTaagcatgtaaaaaaaaaaaagaaaaagaaatgtgatatcGTCGGCCCATCAGAGGTCAATTTCTGAGCGAGTTTTACGATCCAGACTAAAAAGGTAATGAGGGCCTCGGGGGTTAAATAGCTCAGAACTGAACCATTAAGGGATCCTCGGTGATGAGGAACAGTCCAGCCAGGGAGCAAAAAATGATCCAATGGGGTTTCTGCTCATTGACCCGATGGAAAACCATCAACATGGGATCAATTTAAGAAAATATAGAAACGTTAAAGGACTTTTAAAGCGCGAGCACGTCTCCCGACTCGTTGTGAAGCTCCTCTGTGACTGCTGATGTAAAGCTTGcattcattgtttaaaaaaaacaaaaaactaatcaCATTGCCATTTAAATCTCAGAATACCCTGGTTCAGGTCTGACAGGCAGCTTTGTTGCATgtcccacccccctctctcttccccagCCCCTCATTTCCTGTCACTTCTCTAGTGTCTGGCTAGTATTGGGCAATATGGCTGATCAATCATATCTCAATGTGTTTCTGATTCTGACTGATGAACAGTCAACTGGAGACAAAGTCAGTCGTGCTTTATCCTCTTGGGACCATGCATGTCTGTACACGTACGTCTGTACAGGTGTTGCGATAGTTCCCTGGGTAAGTGAAAACAAAGACCTGCTTCAGGCACTAGGAGGTAAAGCATTACCAAAAGGTAATAAGGGTGTATCCTCAGGGCACCATGAATGTCTGCATGAACCATCTAGTAGGTGTTGCGATAGTTCCCTGGGTAAGTGAACATGAAGACCTGCTTGTGGCACTAGGGGTAAAGCCAGGGCATTACCAAAAGGTAATAAGGGTGTATCCTCAGGGCACCAGGAATGTATGCATGAATCATCTAGTAGGTGTTGACATATTTCTCTGGAAAAGTGGAAACTTAGACCCGACGGTGGCACTAGACGTAACTTCAGGGGCATTACCAAAGTCAGTAGGGCTTCTTCCTCCGGGGAGCATGAATGTCTGCACAACATTTTATGAGAGTTCATTAGGGCCCTCAGACAATTAGTCAACCAAGATCACATTACCATCCGGGGTCCCACGTTGATAACGTGATTTAAAAATACCCAAAGAGATATACTTCTCAAAAgtccttaaaaaaaaggttttattgttCGTCTGCACATAAGTTGATGACTCCTGTGCGTTGTGAATGTCTGTTGAGGGGTTAAAGACTTCCAACGTTTCATCCCTAAGCCACAAATCTCTGTATGAGCTCTGTTTTTTCCTGTCTCTTTACCAGGACGAAGGATGCCGAGCCTGTGGAGGGGAAGGAGATCCAGGTCACGGTCTGCAACGAGGACAAGGCCATCTGTGGAGTGACGAAGCACACGACGTGTGCCGATATGATTCAGGCGCTACTGGACGACCACAAGTCGATCCCGGAGAGCAAGCGCCTCTTGCACGGGGAGGCCAAGGACTTCTGTCTCGTTGAGCACTGGAAGGGTTTCGAGAGAGCCTTGCCCCCTCTCACCAGAATCCTGAGACTCTGGTTCGCCTGGGGGGACCAGAGACCCTTTATCCAGTTTACCCTCGTCAAAACCAGCGATTTTGTGCCTCAGCCCGCCAAGAAGGCCGGAAAGTCCAAGGGGGCCAAGCCAAAGCGATGGGAGCACGGCCGTGCTCAGTCCGCCCAGCCTCTGCCGCCGGAGAGGCAGAAGCGCATGGTGAAGAAAGCCTTCCGGAAGCTGGAGAAGCTCCACAAGGAGAGCAAGAGCTCCCCGGGCGCCGAGGAGATCGACCGCATGGTGCAGCTCATCCTCAACCAGGACCACACCATCCGGGAGCAGATCCAACGCATGAGGGGGCTGGACGTGGGCATCGAGCAGTTTGAGCTGGAGGTGCAGATGGAAGCGGCCCGTGAGATTTCTCCACCGGCGCAGAGTTTGGGGGCGCACGCCTACGAGCAGCCGCAGGGGTACCCGTACACCGGCAGTGGAGTCGAACAGATCGAGCTGCAGTTGCAGAGGCACCAGGAGCTCATCCTCAAGCTGTCCCGGGACATCGACGCCGAGCTGAGGAGGGACGAATGTGGCGTCGGCGAACGGGAAGGGGCCGCGGCGGCTTCCCAGATCCCCTCGGAGACGGGCGAACTCGAGAGGCTGCAGGACGAGGTGAAGCGCAGCCTCTTCACCGGCGTGTCCCTTCACAACCAGGCGGCGGAAATGAGCAAGCAGCTGATGTGCTACGAAGCCGCGCTGGTCTCCAAGGACCAGGAATGCTGGGAGCTGGCGGCCCAGCTGAGCTCGTTGCACATCGGGGAAGgcggagaagaagaggaggaggaggaagagtcaaGTCCCATCCCGCCGAAGAGCGAGACTCAGTGCGGCGTCTCGTCGCCGCCGGTGAAACTCAAACCCGGCCTGTCCCCTCTAGACGTTACAGACACGGACTCAGACACCGGGATTAGCTCCACGCACAGTCAGGACTCGCTGTCGCCATGTCTCGACTTCCCTCCCCCGCTGGACACGGACGTTTGAACCTGCGAGTCACTGGTCAGGGCGCACCGCCCCCTCGCCCTCCTGGTTTGTGTCGTCGCTGCATTCGAGACACAGACCGGGATCCTGGCAACCTTTTACGACGTATGAAGGTCA
Above is a genomic segment from Cyclopterus lumpus isolate fCycLum1 chromosome 6, fCycLum1.pri, whole genome shotgun sequence containing:
- the rassf9 gene encoding ras association domain-containing protein 9, with translation MAPFGKSFLKARQRNRTKDAEPVEGKEIQVTVCNEDKAICGVTKHTTCADMIQALLDDHKSIPESKRLLHGEAKDFCLVEHWKGFERALPPLTRILRLWFAWGDQRPFIQFTLVKTSDFVPQPAKKAGKSKGAKPKRWEHGRAQSAQPLPPERQKRMVKKAFRKLEKLHKESKSSPGAEEIDRMVQLILNQDHTIREQIQRMRGLDVGIEQFELEVQMEAAREISPPAQSLGAHAYEQPQGYPYTGSGVEQIELQLQRHQELILKLSRDIDAELRRDECGVGEREGAAAASQIPSETGELERLQDEVKRSLFTGVSLHNQAAEMSKQLMCYEAALVSKDQECWELAAQLSSLHIGEGGEEEEEEEESSPIPPKSETQCGVSSPPVKLKPGLSPLDVTDTDSDTGISSTHSQDSLSPCLDFPPPLDTDV